A window of the Synechococcus sp. LTW-R genome harbors these coding sequences:
- the accD gene encoding acetyl-CoA carboxylase, carboxyltransferase subunit beta encodes MSLFDWFADRRKTAPAVRNAQEVNEDDGLWSKCPECGLVVYRKDLAANASVCSGCGYHHRIFSEERIRLIVDEGSFEALDTELCPTDPLAFKDRRSYADRIRDTQRSTGLKDSVITGMCTVEGIPMALGVMDFRFMGGSMGSVVGEKLARLIETATAKRAPVLIVCASGGARMQEGMLSLMQMAKISGALERHRQAELLYLPLLTHPTTGGVTASFAMLGDLILAEPKALIGFAGRRVIEQTLREKLPDDFQTAEYLQDHGFVDHIVPRTKLRSTLASLLTMHGYSKAVAA; translated from the coding sequence ATGTCGCTATTCGACTGGTTTGCCGATCGCCGCAAGACCGCTCCTGCCGTGCGCAATGCCCAGGAGGTCAACGAAGACGACGGCCTCTGGAGCAAATGCCCCGAGTGCGGCCTGGTGGTCTACCGCAAGGACCTCGCCGCCAACGCCAGTGTCTGCAGCGGCTGCGGCTATCACCACCGGATCTTCAGCGAAGAGCGCATTCGCCTGATCGTCGACGAGGGCAGCTTTGAGGCGCTCGACACCGAGCTCTGCCCGACGGATCCCCTCGCCTTCAAGGATCGCCGCAGTTACGCCGATCGCATTCGCGACACCCAACGTTCCACCGGCCTGAAGGACAGCGTCATCACTGGGATGTGCACGGTTGAGGGCATCCCGATGGCCCTGGGCGTGATGGATTTCCGCTTCATGGGCGGCTCGATGGGCTCGGTGGTGGGCGAGAAGCTGGCCCGGCTGATCGAGACGGCCACCGCCAAGCGCGCTCCGGTGCTGATCGTCTGTGCCTCCGGCGGCGCCCGCATGCAAGAGGGGATGCTCTCGCTGATGCAGATGGCGAAGATCTCCGGCGCCCTCGAGCGCCATCGCCAGGCGGAACTCCTCTATCTACCGCTTCTCACCCACCCCACCACCGGGGGGGTGACCGCGAGCTTCGCCATGCTCGGCGACCTGATCCTGGCGGAACCCAAGGCCCTGATTGGCTTCGCCGGTCGTCGTGTGATCGAGCAGACCCTGCGGGAGAAGCTCCCCGATGACTTCCAAACCGCGGAATACCTCCAGGACCACGGCTTCGTGGACCACATCGTGCCCCGCACCAAGCTGCGCAGCACCCTGGCCAGCCTGTTGACGATGCACGGCTACAGCAAAGCCGTCGCCGCGTGA
- a CDS encoding Gfo/Idh/MocA family protein gives MTGSSTHQRPLGVALVGLGFGEKVHLPALRDCHLTEPVALWHHRNERLDQACNAHGLPGFTDFDALLADPRVDALVIATPPEPRFALAQAAIAAGKHLLLEKPVALEAAQVEALQRQALQAGVSVAVDFEYRGVPEFQQFAALLQDGAVGTPWLVKLDWLMGSRADASRPWNWYSQRAAGGGVLGSLGTHAFDTLHWLVGPTRNLSAQRSMAIPQRPLADGRGRMAAVDAEDIALLLLELEDRQGRCIPAQVALASVTKPGRGYWIEVYGSEGSLVLGSSNQSDYVHGFKLWRSGPSGALEEISPDPSLAFPQTWPDGRLAAVRRITQWWAEAAMDGRPMVPGLSEAVLSQRVCDLALESADSGLRARL, from the coding sequence GTGACCGGATCCAGCACCCACCAGCGTCCCTTGGGGGTCGCCCTTGTTGGTTTGGGGTTCGGCGAGAAGGTGCACCTACCCGCCCTGCGGGATTGCCACCTGACCGAGCCGGTCGCCCTCTGGCATCACCGCAACGAACGGCTCGACCAGGCCTGCAACGCCCACGGGCTACCGGGCTTCACTGATTTCGACGCCCTCCTGGCGGATCCACGGGTGGATGCGCTGGTGATTGCCACCCCCCCGGAACCCCGTTTCGCCCTCGCCCAGGCCGCCATCGCCGCCGGCAAACACCTGCTGCTGGAGAAACCCGTCGCCCTGGAGGCCGCCCAGGTCGAGGCCCTGCAGCGCCAAGCCCTCCAGGCGGGAGTGAGCGTGGCCGTGGACTTCGAGTACCGCGGCGTCCCGGAATTCCAGCAATTCGCGGCGCTCCTGCAGGACGGAGCCGTAGGCACCCCCTGGCTGGTGAAACTCGATTGGCTGATGGGCAGCCGCGCCGATGCCAGCCGCCCCTGGAACTGGTATTCCCAGCGGGCCGCCGGTGGGGGCGTGCTCGGATCCCTCGGCACCCATGCCTTCGACACGCTGCATTGGTTGGTGGGACCCACCCGCAACCTCAGTGCCCAGCGCAGCATGGCCATCCCCCAGCGTCCCTTGGCCGACGGCCGCGGACGCATGGCCGCCGTGGATGCTGAGGACATCGCCCTCTTGCTACTCGAGTTGGAGGATCGCCAGGGGCGTTGCATCCCGGCCCAAGTCGCCCTGGCCTCCGTGACCAAGCCGGGTCGCGGCTACTGGATTGAGGTCTACGGCAGCGAAGGCAGCCTGGTGCTGGGCTCGAGCAACCAAAGCGATTACGTCCATGGCTTCAAGCTCTGGCGCTCCGGTCCCTCCGGTGCCCTCGAGGAGATCAGCCCGGATCCGAGCTTGGCCTTCCCCCAGACCTGGCCGGACGGTCGCCTGGCCGCCGTGCGCCGCATCACCCAGTGGTGGGCCGAGGCCGCGATGGACGGCAGGCCCATGGTTCCCGGCCTGTCAGAGGCGGTCTTGAGCCAGCGGGTTTGCGATTTGGCACTGGAATCCGCCGACAGCGGGCTCAGGGCCCGGCTTTAA
- the fba gene encoding class II fructose-bisphosphate aldolase (catalyzes the reversible aldol condensation of dihydroxyacetonephosphate and glyceraldehyde 3-phosphate in the Calvin cycle, glycolysis, and/or gluconeogenesis), with protein sequence MALVPLRLLLDHAAENGYGIPAFNVNNLEQVQSIMEAAYETDSPVILQASRGARQYAGENFLRHLILAAVETYPDIPVVMHQDHGNSPATCFGAAANGFTSVMMDGSLEADAKTPASYDYNVAVTKEVVDVAHAIGVSVEGELGCLGSLETGMGEAEDGHGFEGKLDHSQLLTDPAEAADFVAKTKVDALAIAIGTSHGAYKFTRKPTGEVLAISRIAEIHKAIPNTHLVMHGSSSVPQEWLEMINKFGGAIPETYGVPVEEIQEGIRNGVRKVNIDTDNRLAFTAAVREAAMKDPANFDPRHFNKPARAYMKQVCLDRYQQFWCAGNASKIKQRDINYYAGLYAKGELDPKSAVAA encoded by the coding sequence ATGGCGCTCGTTCCGCTTCGGCTGCTGCTCGACCACGCCGCTGAAAACGGCTACGGCATCCCTGCTTTCAACGTCAACAACCTGGAGCAGGTGCAGTCGATCATGGAGGCTGCCTACGAGACCGATAGCCCCGTCATCCTGCAGGCCTCCCGCGGTGCCCGTCAGTACGCCGGTGAGAACTTCCTGCGTCACCTGATCCTGGCTGCTGTTGAGACCTATCCCGACATCCCCGTCGTGATGCACCAGGACCACGGCAACAGCCCCGCCACCTGCTTCGGTGCTGCTGCCAACGGCTTCACCTCCGTGATGATGGACGGCTCCCTGGAAGCCGACGCCAAGACCCCTGCCAGCTACGACTACAACGTGGCTGTCACCAAGGAAGTCGTGGACGTGGCCCACGCCATTGGCGTCAGCGTCGAGGGTGAGCTGGGTTGCCTGGGCTCCCTGGAGACCGGCATGGGCGAAGCCGAGGACGGCCACGGTTTCGAGGGCAAGCTCGACCACAGCCAGCTGCTGACCGACCCCGCTGAGGCTGCCGACTTCGTCGCCAAGACCAAGGTGGATGCCCTGGCCATCGCCATCGGCACCAGCCACGGCGCCTACAAGTTCACCCGGAAGCCCACCGGTGAAGTGCTGGCCATCAGCCGCATCGCTGAAATCCACAAGGCCATCCCCAACACCCACCTGGTGATGCACGGTTCCTCCTCCGTGCCCCAGGAATGGCTGGAGATGATCAACAAGTTCGGTGGCGCCATCCCCGAGACCTACGGCGTGCCCGTCGAGGAAATCCAGGAAGGCATCCGCAACGGTGTCCGCAAGGTCAACATCGACACCGACAACCGCCTGGCCTTCACCGCCGCTGTGCGTGAAGCCGCGATGAAGGATCCCGCCAACTTCGACCCCCGTCACTTCAACAAGCCCGCCCGGGCCTACATGAAGCAGGTCTGCCTCGATCGCTACCAACAGTTCTGGTGTGCCGGCAACGCCAGCAAGATCAAGCAGCGCGACATCAACTACTACGCCGGCCTCTACGCCAAGGGCGAACTGGACCCCAAGTCCGCCGTGGCTGCCTGA
- a CDS encoding UPF0182 family protein has protein sequence MQVSVQGLRRLLRWAAGAALVLGLLVLLPRLVIEAQWFAQFDAVTVVLRRWLFQCLAFALVLGLGLPLQLQQLRRCWRLRQEAARKQLRERPLAPLSSGPLVAVLVGLLLLLVMGLSYLFLQARGLILDPFGGEVITGLSVLAELPPALVFGLAVVLLPCLLRWPYTTLRISLAAALAGSATACARGWSLWLPGLLAVPFGEADPLTGFDLSFTVLRLPALHLLVSLVIAQVLIGFVGCLWLTFSEGTVLSDLRFPGLSREQQRVLQPQLAVLALMAALSYGLSPFDLMVEGSGVASGAGFVDLHIRLPLRLLLALLLLMSGLGLLVPVPRAWFRRAAMLPLLAAACLLPIVEWGLAPLVQRVWVQPRELELETPYLRRAIAATRRAFGLEAVRELDLEPKQQLSAADLKSAEGTLANVRLWDSTPLLEANRQLQQLRLYYNFPSAAVDRYPLNADASALGSQQVLIAARELDSSALAKGSRTWLNRHLVFTHGYGFTVSPVNVSGSDGLPLYFVKDLGRSGRVQALPQLGQSQKRVERYLPVGRPRLYFASAPAPYAIAPSQVREFDYPEGDLNVYSHYDGKAGVPIHGPLDRLMAAIYLNEARLLFTGSLTPSSRLLVRRQVNDRLQALAPFLRFESKPYLVTARVDDDPDYRPEHHQYWMLDGFTESRSYPYSDVNPDGIRYFRNPVKAVVNAYNGDVWLYVNDPSDPVLRTWRKVFPDLFLPLSAMPKALLAHIQVPKSQFNIQAERLLRYHVTDVRTFYNGDDVWALPVEIYGDAEAPVPVRPYHVTMQLPGQQRPEFVLLLPFTPLKRPNMVGWLAARNDTPNYGELFLVRFPQQRLLLGPQQISALIEQDPAISYQFGLWNRVGSRLLRGNLLAMPVGQGLLYVEPIYLQSNSNALPTLVRVVVTDGRRFVMEPTFDEALAKLVAAQPSTGMRALTLPQPLLP, from the coding sequence GTGCAGGTATCGGTTCAAGGCCTCAGGCGGCTCTTGCGTTGGGCCGCAGGCGCCGCCCTGGTGCTGGGTTTGCTGGTGCTCCTGCCGCGCCTGGTGATCGAGGCGCAGTGGTTCGCCCAATTCGATGCCGTGACGGTGGTCTTGCGGCGCTGGCTCTTCCAATGCCTGGCCTTTGCCCTGGTGCTTGGCCTTGGCTTACCGCTGCAGCTTCAGCAGTTGCGCCGTTGTTGGCGCCTCAGGCAGGAGGCAGCGCGTAAGCAACTGCGGGAGCGCCCCCTGGCCCCCCTCTCCAGCGGGCCGCTCGTAGCCGTGCTCGTGGGTCTGTTGCTCCTGCTGGTGATGGGCCTGAGCTATCTCTTTTTGCAGGCCCGAGGGCTGATCCTGGATCCCTTCGGCGGTGAGGTGATCACCGGCCTCTCGGTCCTGGCTGAGTTGCCGCCGGCCCTGGTGTTTGGCCTGGCGGTGGTGCTGCTCCCCTGCCTCCTGCGTTGGCCGTACACGACCTTGCGCATCAGCCTGGCGGCTGCCCTGGCCGGATCGGCCACCGCCTGTGCCCGGGGGTGGAGCCTGTGGCTCCCGGGCCTCTTGGCGGTTCCCTTTGGCGAGGCTGATCCCCTCACCGGCTTTGACCTGAGCTTCACGGTGCTGCGCCTGCCGGCTCTGCACCTGCTGGTGAGCCTGGTGATCGCCCAGGTGTTGATCGGCTTTGTGGGCTGCCTCTGGTTGACCTTCAGCGAAGGCACGGTCTTGAGCGACCTGCGCTTCCCGGGCTTGAGCCGCGAGCAGCAGCGGGTGCTGCAACCCCAGCTGGCCGTTCTGGCCCTGATGGCCGCCCTCAGCTATGGCCTGAGTCCCTTTGACCTGATGGTGGAAGGGAGTGGGGTCGCCTCAGGGGCCGGCTTCGTCGACCTGCACATCCGCCTGCCGCTGCGCCTGCTCTTGGCCCTCTTGCTCCTGATGAGTGGCCTCGGGCTGTTGGTTCCCGTTCCCCGCGCCTGGTTTCGCCGGGCGGCGATGCTCCCCTTGCTGGCGGCGGCCTGCCTGCTGCCGATCGTGGAGTGGGGACTGGCACCGCTTGTGCAGCGGGTCTGGGTGCAGCCCCGGGAGCTGGAACTGGAAACCCCCTATCTGCGGCGGGCCATCGCGGCCACCCGCCGGGCCTTTGGTCTGGAGGCGGTGCGCGAGCTCGATCTCGAGCCCAAGCAGCAACTCAGCGCGGCGGATCTCAAGAGCGCTGAGGGGACCCTGGCCAACGTGCGGCTCTGGGACAGCACCCCCTTGCTGGAGGCCAACCGTCAGCTGCAGCAATTGCGGCTCTACTACAACTTCCCCTCCGCCGCCGTCGATCGCTATCCCCTGAATGCCGACGCCAGCGCGTTGGGCTCCCAGCAGGTCTTGATCGCAGCCCGTGAACTGGACTCCTCGGCCTTGGCCAAGGGATCGCGCACCTGGCTGAACCGCCACCTGGTCTTCACCCATGGCTACGGCTTCACGGTGTCCCCGGTGAACGTCTCGGGCAGCGACGGGCTGCCGCTGTACTTCGTCAAAGACCTGGGCCGCAGCGGCCGTGTTCAGGCCCTGCCCCAGCTCGGCCAGAGCCAGAAGCGCGTGGAGCGCTATCTGCCGGTGGGTCGCCCGCGGCTCTATTTCGCCTCAGCCCCGGCGCCCTACGCGATCGCCCCCTCCCAGGTGCGGGAGTTCGACTACCCCGAGGGTGACCTCAACGTCTATTCCCACTACGACGGGAAGGCCGGGGTTCCGATCCATGGCCCCCTGGATCGCCTGATGGCGGCGATCTATCTCAATGAGGCCCGCTTGCTGTTCACCGGGTCCTTGACCCCCTCGTCGCGCCTGCTCGTGCGCCGGCAGGTCAACGACCGTCTCCAGGCCCTGGCCCCGTTCCTGCGCTTTGAGAGCAAGCCCTATCTGGTCACGGCCCGGGTGGACGATGACCCCGACTACCGGCCCGAGCATCACCAGTACTGGATGCTCGACGGCTTCACGGAGAGCCGCAGCTACCCCTATTCCGATGTCAATCCCGATGGGATTCGCTACTTCCGCAACCCGGTCAAGGCGGTCGTCAATGCCTACAACGGCGACGTCTGGCTCTATGTGAACGACCCGAGCGATCCGGTACTGCGCACCTGGCGGAAGGTCTTCCCGGATCTCTTCCTCCCGCTCTCAGCGATGCCGAAGGCCCTGCTGGCCCACATCCAGGTTCCCAAGAGTCAGTTCAACATTCAGGCCGAACGCCTGCTGCGCTACCACGTCACGGACGTGCGCACCTTTTACAACGGTGATGACGTCTGGGCGTTGCCCGTGGAGATCTACGGCGACGCCGAGGCTCCGGTGCCGGTCCGTCCGTACCACGTGACCATGCAGCTTCCCGGGCAGCAGCGTCCTGAATTCGTCCTGCTGCTCCCGTTCACTCCGCTGAAGCGGCCCAACATGGTCGGTTGGTTGGCGGCCCGCAACGACACTCCGAACTACGGCGAGTTGTTCCTGGTGCGCTTCCCGCAGCAGCGGCTGCTGTTGGGACCCCAGCAGATCTCGGCGCTGATCGAGCAGGACCCGGCGATTAGCTATCAGTTCGGTCTTTGGAACCGGGTGGGCTCCCGCCTCCTGCGGGGCAACCTCCTGGCGATGCCCGTGGGCCAGGGCCTGCTCTACGTGGAGCCCATCTACCTCCAGAGCAACAGCAACGCCCTGCCGACCTTGGTGCGGGTGGTCGTGACCGATGGCCGGCGCTTCGTGATGGAGCCCACCTTTGATGAGGCCCTCGCCAAGCTGGTGGCCGCTCAGCCCAGCACCGGTATGCGGGCCTTGACCCTGCCCCAGCCGCTCCTGCCATAG
- the thrC gene encoding threonine synthase → MTATLSRSSVGPTFTGLRCKECGQAYDPGARHVCEDVCFGPLEVVYDYEAIKNRVSRATIEAGPASIWRYRDFLPIEGDPIDVGTGFTPLLKADNLAKRLGLKSLYIKNDGVNMPTLSFKDRVVSVALTRARELGFKTVSCASTGNLANSTAAIAAHAGLDCCVFIPSDLELGKVLGTLIYNPTLMAVKGNYDQVNRLCSEVANTYGWGFVNINLRPYYSEGSKTLGYEVIEQLGWELPDHVVAPLASGSLFTKIRKGFDEFIKCGLVDEKAVRFSGAQAEGCNPIAEAFREGRDFITPVKPNTIAKSIAIGNPADGPYAIDIANRTGGNITDVNDTEIVEGIKLLAETEGVFTETAGGTTIAVLKKLVEQGKINPEERTVAYITGNGLKTTEAVVDAIGKPYTIEAQLDSFNSAWKQAQADQAQA, encoded by the coding sequence TTGACGGCAACCCTTTCCCGCTCCAGCGTGGGACCGACCTTCACCGGACTGCGCTGCAAGGAATGCGGCCAGGCCTACGACCCTGGTGCCCGCCACGTCTGTGAGGACGTCTGCTTCGGTCCCCTCGAGGTGGTCTACGACTACGAGGCGATCAAGAACCGCGTCAGCCGCGCCACGATCGAAGCCGGCCCCGCCTCCATCTGGCGTTACCGCGATTTTCTGCCGATCGAGGGTGACCCGATCGATGTCGGCACCGGCTTCACCCCCCTGCTCAAGGCGGACAACCTCGCCAAGCGCCTGGGCCTGAAGAGCCTCTACATCAAGAACGACGGCGTCAACATGCCGACCCTGTCCTTTAAGGACCGGGTCGTTTCTGTTGCCCTGACCCGAGCCCGCGAACTGGGCTTCAAGACCGTCAGCTGCGCCTCCACCGGCAACCTCGCGAACTCCACCGCCGCCATCGCCGCCCACGCGGGCCTCGATTGCTGTGTCTTCATCCCCAGCGACCTGGAGCTGGGCAAGGTGCTCGGCACCTTGATCTACAACCCCACCCTGATGGCGGTGAAGGGCAACTACGACCAGGTCAACCGCCTGTGCTCGGAAGTCGCCAACACCTACGGCTGGGGCTTCGTCAACATCAACCTGCGCCCCTACTACTCCGAGGGCTCCAAGACCCTCGGCTATGAGGTGATCGAGCAGCTGGGCTGGGAACTCCCCGACCACGTCGTCGCCCCCCTGGCCTCCGGCTCCCTCTTCACCAAGATCCGCAAGGGCTTCGACGAATTCATCAAGTGCGGCTTGGTGGACGAGAAGGCCGTGCGCTTCAGCGGCGCCCAAGCCGAGGGCTGCAACCCCATCGCCGAGGCCTTCCGCGAAGGCCGTGACTTCATCACCCCGGTAAAGCCCAACACGATCGCCAAATCGATCGCCATCGGCAACCCCGCCGATGGTCCCTACGCCATCGACATCGCCAACCGCACCGGCGGCAACATCACCGACGTCAACGACACCGAGATCGTTGAGGGCATCAAGCTCCTGGCCGAGACCGAAGGCGTGTTCACCGAAACCGCTGGCGGCACCACGATTGCCGTCCTCAAGAAGCTGGTGGAACAGGGCAAGATCAACCCCGAAGAGCGCACCGTGGCTTACATCACGGGCAACGGCCTCAAGACCACCGAAGCCGTGGTCGACGCCATCGGCAAGCCCTACACGATCGAAGCGCAACTCGACAGCTTCAACAGCGCCTGGAAGCAAGCCCAAGCCGATCAAGCACAGGCCTGA
- a CDS encoding MoaD/ThiS family protein: protein MPVQVLIPTPLQKFTNDEASVALDATSVDGLIDALDGRYPGLKGRLCDEAGKLRRFLNVYVNSEDIRFLENQTTPLKDGDEVSIVPAVAGG, encoded by the coding sequence ATGCCCGTTCAGGTCCTGATCCCCACCCCCCTGCAGAAGTTCACCAACGACGAGGCCAGCGTCGCCCTGGACGCCACCAGCGTGGACGGACTGATCGACGCCCTCGATGGCCGCTACCCCGGTCTCAAGGGTCGCCTCTGTGACGAGGCCGGCAAGCTGCGCCGCTTCCTGAACGTCTACGTGAACAGCGAGGATATTCGCTTCCTCGAGAACCAAACCACCCCCCTCAAGGATGGGGACGAAGTCAGCATCGTCCCCGCCGTTGCTGGGGGCTGA
- a CDS encoding cupin domain-containing protein translates to MTQTPNRPSTDLGLNVQGEAAQQTPVADKAQLFDYRQAANPIRSGLTEPIPYRCWGADLHSSGPSGILPLDLSSELGTSGPATSPGLAAHFIRIEAGEGVRAAASATSSLFFVLSGEGVCRVRETDQDTTIHWGEGDLFVLPCGGTPLLEATSTSVLYWVHDGPLLHYLGVLPSEPRFDATHYRGDWLRSELLKLVEQPGSASSNRISLLLANRDLPSTRTVTHVLWAMYGIVPPGATQAPHRHQSVALDLIIDCQPGVYTLVGSELNADGSIHNPKRIDWEAGGAFITPPGHWHSHVNESGEPAYLLPVQDAGLQTHLRSLDIRFA, encoded by the coding sequence ATGACTCAAACCCCGAATCGTCCATCAACGGACCTTGGGCTCAACGTCCAGGGCGAGGCCGCTCAGCAGACCCCCGTGGCCGACAAGGCCCAACTGTTTGATTACCGGCAAGCCGCGAACCCGATCCGTAGCGGCCTGACCGAACCGATTCCCTACCGCTGCTGGGGTGCCGATCTCCACAGCAGCGGGCCCAGCGGCATTCTTCCGTTGGACCTCAGCAGCGAGCTCGGCACCAGTGGCCCCGCCACCAGCCCCGGTCTCGCCGCCCACTTCATTCGCATCGAAGCGGGAGAAGGGGTGCGCGCCGCAGCCAGCGCCACCAGCTCCCTCTTCTTTGTCCTCTCCGGTGAGGGGGTCTGCCGCGTCCGCGAGACCGACCAAGACACCACCATCCACTGGGGCGAAGGGGACCTCTTTGTCCTGCCCTGTGGCGGGACCCCGTTGCTCGAGGCGACCTCCACGAGCGTCCTCTACTGGGTGCACGACGGCCCCCTGCTCCACTACCTGGGCGTCCTCCCCAGCGAGCCCCGCTTCGACGCCACCCATTACCGGGGGGATTGGCTGCGCTCCGAGCTGCTCAAGCTCGTCGAGCAGCCCGGCAGCGCCAGCAGCAATCGCATCAGCCTGCTGCTGGCCAACCGGGATTTGCCCAGCACCCGCACGGTCACCCACGTCCTTTGGGCGATGTATGGCATCGTCCCGCCCGGCGCGACCCAGGCGCCCCACCGTCACCAATCGGTCGCCCTGGACCTGATCATTGATTGCCAGCCCGGGGTCTACACCCTGGTGGGCAGCGAACTCAACGCCGATGGCAGCATCCACAACCCGAAGCGGATCGACTGGGAAGCGGGTGGCGCCTTCATCACGCCTCCCGGCCATTGGCACTCCCACGTCAACGAGAGCGGCGAACCGGCCTATTTGCTGCCGGTTCAGGACGCCGGGTTACAGACCCACCTGCGCAGCCTCGACATCCGCTTTGCCTAG
- the ftsH gene encoding ATP-dependent zinc metalloprotease FtsH yields the protein MSSGASPDQQAQQVPSSQASPAPASRRAELWSDLGINRPAPPSYSQLLTQLKGGSVKELVLSPGRREVQVTYTDGRRTQVPVFSNDQVLLRTAQEAQVPLTVRDDRQDRATASLVSNGLLLLLLFAGLALLIRRSSQVANRAMGFGRSKARMAEPESAVAVRFEDVAGINEAKEELQEVVAFLKEPERFTAVGARIPKGVLLVGPPGTGKTLLAKAIAGEAGVPFFSMAASEFVELFVGVGASRVRDLFRQAKEKAPCIIFIDEIDAVGRQRGAGIGGGNDEREQTLNQLLTEMDGFAENSGVILLAATNRPDVLDAALMRPGRFDRRIHVDLPDRRGREAILAVHARSRPLEPEVSLADWASRTPGFSGADLSNLLNEAAILTARRERQSINDQAISDALERITMGLTAAPLQDNAKKRLIAYHEIGHALLATLLPKSDELDKVTLLPRAGGVGGFARTMPDEEVLDSGLISKAYLEARMVMAMGGRAAELVVFGPSEITQGASSDLEMVSRIAREMVTRYGFSSMGPLSLEGEGSEVFLGRDWLRSEPHHSQKTSNRIDAEVQQLARHALDQAVSLLEPRRDLMDELVNLLIERETIEGPDFRAVVERAGDLGKADVEAAQVGL from the coding sequence GTGAGCAGCGGCGCGTCTCCGGATCAGCAAGCGCAGCAGGTGCCCTCCTCACAAGCCTCGCCCGCCCCTGCCTCCAGGCGCGCGGAACTCTGGAGTGATCTCGGCATCAACCGTCCGGCACCACCCAGCTACAGCCAGTTGCTGACGCAGCTCAAGGGCGGGAGCGTCAAAGAACTCGTTCTCTCACCGGGCCGCCGCGAGGTGCAGGTGACATACACCGATGGCCGCCGCACCCAGGTGCCGGTCTTCAGTAACGATCAGGTCCTGCTGCGCACGGCCCAGGAGGCGCAGGTCCCACTCACGGTCCGCGATGACCGGCAGGACCGCGCGACGGCCAGCCTGGTCTCCAACGGCTTGCTGCTGCTGTTGCTCTTCGCGGGCTTGGCCCTCTTGATTCGCCGCTCCAGTCAGGTGGCCAATCGCGCGATGGGTTTTGGCCGAAGCAAGGCCCGCATGGCCGAACCAGAATCGGCGGTGGCAGTTCGTTTTGAAGATGTCGCCGGCATCAACGAAGCCAAGGAAGAACTCCAGGAAGTGGTGGCTTTCTTGAAGGAGCCCGAACGCTTCACGGCCGTTGGCGCGCGCATCCCGAAGGGCGTCCTCCTGGTAGGGCCTCCAGGGACGGGTAAGACCCTCTTGGCCAAGGCGATTGCCGGTGAGGCGGGTGTGCCCTTCTTCTCGATGGCCGCCTCCGAATTTGTGGAGCTCTTTGTGGGTGTTGGTGCGAGCCGCGTCCGTGATCTCTTCCGCCAGGCCAAGGAGAAGGCTCCCTGCATCATCTTTATCGACGAGATCGATGCCGTCGGCCGCCAGCGCGGCGCGGGGATCGGAGGCGGCAACGATGAGCGCGAGCAGACCCTGAACCAACTCCTGACGGAGATGGATGGCTTTGCGGAAAACTCCGGGGTGATCCTGCTGGCGGCGACGAACCGCCCCGATGTCTTGGATGCTGCCCTGATGCGTCCCGGTCGATTCGACCGGCGGATCCATGTGGATCTGCCCGACCGCCGGGGCCGCGAGGCGATCCTGGCGGTCCATGCCCGCTCCAGGCCACTGGAACCGGAGGTCTCCCTGGCGGATTGGGCGAGCCGAACGCCCGGCTTCTCGGGCGCTGATCTCTCCAACCTGCTCAATGAGGCGGCCATCCTGACGGCCCGTCGTGAGCGCCAAAGCATCAACGACCAGGCCATCAGCGATGCCCTGGAGCGGATCACGATGGGCCTGACGGCGGCGCCGCTTCAGGACAACGCGAAGAAACGCCTGATCGCGTATCACGAAATTGGCCATGCCCTTTTGGCCACCCTGCTGCCCAAGTCGGATGAACTCGACAAAGTCACCCTGCTGCCCCGGGCCGGGGGCGTCGGTGGATTTGCCCGCACGATGCCCGATGAGGAGGTCCTCGATTCGGGCTTGATTAGCAAGGCCTATCTCGAAGCCCGGATGGTGATGGCGATGGGCGGCCGAGCCGCTGAATTGGTTGTCTTCGGCCCCAGTGAGATCACCCAGGGGGCCTCCAGTGACCTGGAGATGGTGAGCCGGATCGCCCGGGAGATGGTGACCCGCTACGGCTTCTCATCAATGGGGCCGCTCTCCCTGGAGGGCGAGGGCTCTGAGGTGTTCCTAGGCCGCGATTGGTTGCGTTCCGAACCGCACCACTCCCAGAAGACGAGCAACCGCATCGATGCCGAGGTGCAGCAGTTGGCGCGCCACGCCCTCGATCAGGCGGTCTCGCTGCTTGAGCCCCGCCGGGATCTGATGGATGAGCTGGTCAACCTGTTGATCGAACGCGAAACCATCGAGGGGCCTGATTTCCGGGCCGTGGTCGAACGCGCCGGCGACCTAGGCAAAGCGGATGTCGAGGCTGCGCAGGTGGGTCTGTAA
- the rpmF gene encoding 50S ribosomal protein L32 has protein sequence MAVPKKKTSKGKRNQRHATWKGKAAVAAQKALSIGKAVLSGRAQGFVYPVAEEDGDEA, from the coding sequence ATGGCTGTTCCCAAGAAGAAAACGTCCAAGGGCAAGCGGAACCAGCGCCACGCCACCTGGAAGGGCAAGGCTGCCGTGGCAGCACAGAAAGCACTCTCCATCGGCAAGGCCGTGCTGAGCGGCCGCGCTCAGGGCTTCGTCTACCCCGTGGCTGAAGAGGACGGCGACGAGGCCTGA